A part of Curtobacterium sp. MCLR17_036 genomic DNA contains:
- a CDS encoding SOS response-associated peptidase: MCGRFVVSDTTADLLPELIGELADRTEHVDEDTGEVHAGLAPSWNVAPTDPVYAVRQRHGERELPRISWGFVPSWAKDFRTQRPKPINARIETVATSGMFRRAFASNRCIVPAQGYYEWVVREDGKEPHFVHEPGGALAMAGVVSAWPDPTKPEGDPDKWRLSLAIITRDAHVAPGEVHDRMPAFLTPDGYDTWLDGDRPAGDLLSLLDAESLTVAAGLEQYEVARTVNNVRNDGPHLVEPVA, encoded by the coding sequence ATGTGTGGAAGGTTCGTCGTCTCCGACACCACGGCCGATCTGTTGCCCGAGCTGATCGGCGAGCTCGCCGACCGCACCGAGCACGTCGACGAGGACACCGGCGAGGTGCACGCCGGCCTCGCCCCGAGCTGGAACGTCGCTCCGACCGACCCCGTGTACGCGGTGCGGCAGCGCCACGGCGAGCGGGAGCTCCCCCGGATCAGCTGGGGGTTCGTGCCGAGCTGGGCGAAGGACTTCCGGACGCAGCGGCCGAAGCCGATCAACGCCCGGATCGAGACCGTGGCGACGAGCGGCATGTTCCGCCGGGCGTTCGCGTCGAACCGCTGCATCGTCCCCGCGCAGGGCTACTACGAGTGGGTGGTGCGCGAGGACGGCAAGGAACCGCACTTCGTGCACGAGCCCGGTGGCGCCCTGGCGATGGCCGGCGTCGTGAGCGCCTGGCCGGACCCGACGAAGCCCGAGGGCGATCCCGACAAGTGGCGGCTGTCGCTCGCGATCATCACCCGCGACGCGCACGTCGCCCCCGGCGAGGTGCACGACCGGATGCCCGCGTTCCTGACGCCGGACGGCTACGACACCTGGCTCGACGGGGACCGACCCGCCGGTGACCTGCTGTCGCTGCTCGACGCCGAGTCGCTCACCGTGGCGGCCGGGCTCGAGCAGTACGAGGTGGCCCGCACGGTGAACAACGTGCGCAACGACGGACCGCACCTCGTCGAGCCGGTCGCGTAG
- a CDS encoding YchJ family metal-binding protein, with product MNTRHVYRTGVVGALRPSGYRALLPFGYRADVITDTTRCPCLSGNPYGECCGPLHAGAAVPTAERLMRSRFSAFALGLPEYLLHTWHPRTRPSDLELDPQQRWTRLDVLSTSAGGPFDTTGTVAFRAWWRSDDDRGTLEETSTFVREHGRWSYVDGVVG from the coding sequence GTGAACACACGTCATGTCTACCGGACCGGCGTGGTCGGTGCCCTGCGCCCGTCCGGGTACCGTGCCCTGCTCCCGTTCGGGTACCGTGCGGACGTGATCACGGACACGACCCGGTGCCCCTGCCTGAGCGGCAACCCCTACGGCGAGTGCTGCGGCCCACTGCACGCCGGCGCCGCGGTCCCCACGGCCGAGCGGCTCATGCGCTCCCGGTTCAGCGCGTTCGCCCTCGGGCTGCCGGAGTACCTGCTGCACACCTGGCACCCGCGCACGCGACCGAGCGACCTCGAGCTCGACCCGCAGCAGCGCTGGACCCGGCTCGACGTCCTGTCGACGAGCGCGGGAGGCCCGTTCGACACGACCGGCACCGTCGCGTTCCGCGCGTGGTGGCGGAGCGACGACGACCGCGGCACCCTCGAGGAGACGAGCACCTTCGTGCGCGAACACGGGCGCTGGTCCTACGTCGACGGGGTGGTCGGCTGA
- a CDS encoding shikimate dehydrogenase, which produces MALTDSGRTHLAVLGSPIAHSLSPTLHAAAYDVLDLPWTYGRHEVASGGLDTFVAGLGPEWRGLSLTMPLKREVLPLLDRTTPLVDELGVANTVAFRAVGDAVLRCGANTDVQGLVRPVEALGHLPGEATVLGGGATATSALTAAVRLGAELVRVFLRDTAKAGPLVDLAVRLGVSLEVLPLGDLAGTRHGFVVSTLPGGAADELDLVPSGPDAVLFDVAYEPWPTAASTRWSAAGGRVLNGLDMLAEQAVGQIRFFLTGDEDELLPDEAAVRRAMRTAVGLPATIG; this is translated from the coding sequence GTGGCGCTCACCGACTCCGGCCGCACGCACCTCGCGGTGCTCGGCTCCCCCATCGCACACTCGCTCTCGCCCACGCTGCACGCAGCGGCCTACGACGTGCTCGACCTGCCCTGGACGTACGGGAGGCACGAGGTCGCCTCCGGTGGGCTCGACACCTTCGTCGCGGGGCTGGGTCCGGAGTGGCGCGGGCTGAGCCTCACGATGCCGCTCAAGCGCGAGGTCCTGCCACTGCTCGACCGGACGACCCCGCTCGTCGACGAGCTCGGCGTGGCGAACACGGTCGCGTTCCGCGCGGTCGGCGACGCGGTGCTGCGCTGCGGGGCGAACACCGACGTGCAGGGACTCGTGCGCCCGGTCGAGGCGCTCGGCCACCTCCCCGGCGAGGCGACGGTCCTCGGCGGCGGCGCGACCGCGACGAGCGCCCTCACGGCCGCCGTCCGGCTCGGGGCCGAGCTCGTGCGGGTGTTCCTGCGCGACACCGCGAAGGCCGGCCCGCTCGTCGACCTGGCCGTGCGGCTCGGCGTCTCGCTCGAGGTCCTGCCCCTCGGCGACCTGGCCGGCACCCGGCACGGCTTCGTCGTCTCGACCCTGCCCGGCGGAGCGGCGGACGAACTCGACCTCGTGCCGTCCGGCCCGGATGCCGTGCTGTTCGACGTCGCCTACGAACCCTGGCCGACCGCGGCGTCGACTCGTTGGTCGGCGGCGGGCGGACGGGTGCTCAACGGCCTCGACATGCTCGCCGAGCAGGCCGTCGGCCAGATCCGCTTCTTCCTGACCGGCGACGAGGACGAGCTGCTGCCCGACGAGGCCGCGGTCCGCCGCGCGATGCGCACCGCCGTCGGGCTCCCCGCCACGATCGGCTGA
- a CDS encoding iron-siderophore ABC transporter substrate-binding protein yields the protein MNRSPLRFRRVLAAAGAVVAASLVLAGCASGSDSSTDTSSSGSSDAAFPVSITTALGTTTIESQPKRVVALGWGDAETALELGVQPVGASDWLAFGGDGVGPWLKGAYTKSPKIIQTLEPSYEDILKLDPDLILDVKSSGDKDRYDKLSAIAPTVAIPKGGENYLTTTEQQTTMIAKALGKESEGKKLLTGLDDAYAAARKAHPDFEGKTAVVGAYTSEGFGAYASADSRSQFMENLGFTIPSAIDDEAGKAFSVSLSDENLDLLDADLTLILPIYVDASKAESDKLFQKVPSVEAGHSIVFDDADVSSAFSMGTTAAIEWALDKLPAQFEEKLG from the coding sequence GTGAATCGTTCTCCCCTCCGCTTCCGACGCGTGCTCGCCGCGGCCGGCGCCGTCGTCGCCGCGTCCCTCGTCCTCGCCGGGTGCGCCTCCGGCTCCGACTCGTCGACGGACACCTCGTCGTCGGGCTCGTCCGACGCGGCCTTCCCCGTGTCCATCACTACCGCCCTCGGGACGACGACCATCGAGTCGCAGCCGAAGCGCGTCGTCGCGCTCGGCTGGGGTGACGCCGAGACGGCGCTCGAGCTCGGCGTGCAGCCGGTCGGTGCCAGCGACTGGCTCGCGTTCGGTGGGGACGGCGTCGGGCCCTGGCTCAAGGGTGCCTACACGAAGTCGCCGAAGATCATCCAGACGCTCGAGCCGAGCTATGAGGACATCCTCAAGCTCGACCCGGACCTGATCCTCGACGTGAAGTCGTCGGGCGACAAGGACCGCTACGACAAGCTGTCCGCCATCGCGCCGACCGTGGCGATCCCGAAGGGCGGCGAGAACTACCTGACGACGACCGAGCAGCAGACCACGATGATCGCGAAGGCGCTCGGCAAGGAGTCCGAGGGCAAGAAGCTGCTCACCGGCCTCGACGACGCGTACGCAGCCGCCCGCAAGGCGCACCCGGACTTCGAGGGCAAGACCGCCGTCGTCGGCGCGTACACGTCCGAGGGCTTCGGTGCGTACGCCTCGGCCGACAGCCGCTCGCAGTTCATGGAGAACCTCGGCTTCACGATCCCGTCGGCGATCGACGACGAGGCTGGCAAGGCCTTCTCGGTCTCGCTGTCCGACGAGAACCTCGACCTGCTCGACGCCGACCTCACGCTGATCCTGCCGATCTACGTCGACGCGTCGAAGGCGGAGTCGGACAAGCTGTTCCAGAAGGTGCCGTCGGTCGAGGCCGGTCACTCGATCGTCTTCGACGACGCCGACGTGTCCTCGGCGTTCTCGATGGGCACCACGGCCGCGATCGAGTGGGCGCTCGACAAGCTGCCCGCCCAGTTCGAGGAGAAGCTCGGCTAG
- a CDS encoding DUF1304 domain-containing protein, translating into MSVLLVISGVFAVLAGLVHVYIFFLESVAWTSPRARRTFGIASENDLQATRTLAFNQGFYNLFLAIGALLGVVLVIAGSTTSGWTLVVFSTASMLGAAVILAGTGRRYLNSAFKQGTLPFIALVFALLGSTIGV; encoded by the coding sequence ATGTCAGTCCTGCTCGTGATCTCGGGCGTGTTCGCGGTGCTCGCCGGCCTCGTCCACGTGTACATCTTCTTCCTGGAATCGGTGGCGTGGACCAGTCCGCGGGCCCGCCGGACGTTCGGCATCGCGTCGGAGAACGATCTGCAGGCGACGCGCACCCTGGCGTTCAACCAGGGCTTCTACAACCTGTTCCTGGCGATCGGCGCGCTGCTCGGTGTCGTGCTCGTCATCGCGGGCAGCACGACGAGCGGGTGGACGCTCGTGGTGTTCTCGACGGCGAGCATGCTCGGCGCCGCGGTGATCCTGGCGGGCACCGGTCGTCGGTACCTCAACTCGGCGTTCAAGCAGGGCACGCTGCCGTTCATCGCCCTGGTGTTCGCGCTGCTCGGCTCGACGATCGGCGTCTGA
- a CDS encoding chorismate mutase, translating to MNDDVSTPSATTPPSPASDASAAAVAELRSIRQSIDNIDAAVIHMLAERFKYTQRVGHLKAESGMPAADPEREQIQVARLRSLAGESHLDPAFAEKFLNFIVAEVIHHHERIAGRDE from the coding sequence ATGAACGACGACGTCTCCACGCCTTCGGCCACGACCCCGCCATCGCCCGCGAGCGACGCGTCGGCGGCCGCCGTCGCCGAACTGCGGAGCATCCGGCAGAGCATCGACAACATCGATGCCGCCGTGATCCACATGCTCGCGGAGCGGTTCAAGTACACGCAGCGGGTGGGGCACCTCAAGGCCGAGTCGGGCATGCCCGCCGCCGACCCGGAGCGCGAGCAGATCCAGGTCGCGCGACTCCGGTCGCTCGCCGGTGAGTCCCACCTCGACCCGGCCTTCGCGGAGAAGTTCCTGAACTTCATCGTCGCCGAGGTGATCCACCACCACGAGCGCATCGCCGGGCGCGACGAGTGA
- a CDS encoding beta-propeller fold lactonase family protein, which yields MSVDVPTLLVGSYTATGGGTATGISIVDDGAARTVAVLDDPSFLAVDGDRVYAVSEVADGSVSAFRLEHGALEHLWDAPAGGDAPCHVRVDPSGTIVVTNYVSGTVTAVGLAAAEAGAGAAVPDDAVAVAVLPDTTGPVEDRQEGPHAHQSIGTPDGTVLVADLGGDALHEFRVAVSSDGTPTIDPLHVHHVAPGVGPRHMAWHDGDLIVAGELDGQVHRLRRDDTGSFRVVASTPTFDGAVGESLLSHLEVDDAGRVVVAVRGRDVVVVLDTADGGLTVTGSAPCGGVWPRHFARVPGYLLVANQMSDAIAVLPVGDDGVPGPAVEQIAVGTPACIVAV from the coding sequence GTGAGCGTCGACGTGCCGACCCTGCTCGTCGGCTCCTACACCGCGACCGGTGGCGGCACCGCGACCGGCATCTCGATCGTCGACGACGGAGCGGCCCGCACGGTCGCCGTGCTCGACGACCCCTCGTTCCTGGCGGTCGACGGTGACCGGGTCTACGCCGTCTCCGAGGTCGCCGACGGCAGTGTCTCGGCCTTCCGCCTGGAGCACGGCGCCCTCGAGCACCTCTGGGACGCCCCGGCCGGCGGTGACGCCCCGTGCCACGTCCGGGTCGACCCCTCCGGCACGATCGTCGTCACGAACTACGTCTCCGGCACGGTCACTGCCGTCGGGCTGGCCGCCGCCGAGGCGGGTGCCGGCGCTGCCGTCCCCGACGACGCGGTCGCCGTCGCGGTGCTGCCGGACACCACCGGTCCGGTCGAGGACCGGCAGGAGGGCCCGCACGCCCACCAGTCGATCGGCACCCCGGACGGCACCGTGCTCGTCGCCGACCTCGGCGGGGACGCCCTGCACGAGTTCCGCGTCGCGGTCTCGTCCGACGGCACCCCGACGATCGACCCCCTGCACGTGCACCACGTCGCACCCGGCGTCGGACCGCGGCACATGGCGTGGCACGACGGCGACCTCATCGTCGCCGGCGAGCTCGACGGCCAGGTGCACCGCCTGCGCCGCGACGACACCGGGTCCTTCCGGGTCGTCGCGTCCACGCCCACCTTCGACGGTGCGGTCGGCGAGTCCCTGCTGAGCCACCTCGAGGTCGACGACGCCGGACGCGTCGTCGTCGCCGTCCGTGGCCGCGACGTCGTCGTCGTGCTCGACACCGCCGACGGCGGACTGACGGTCACCGGCTCGGCGCCCTGCGGCGGGGTCTGGCCGCGACACTTCGCCCGGGTTCCCGGCTACCTGCTCGTCGCGAACCAGATGTCGGACGCGATCGCGGTCCTGCCGGTCGGCGACGACGGCGTGCCCGGCCCGGCGGTGGAACAGATCGCGGTCGGCACGCCCGCCTGCATCGTCGCGGTCTAA
- a CDS encoding GNAT family N-acetyltransferase, producing the protein MAAAPGDPEYRIVVGPPPLDDYLRLRRNSGLSPKDPAQGAGAIAGSWSACHVVDEHGTPVAMGRTIGDGGWYFHIADIATDPAHQRRGLGRRVVEWLLADVRDRAPAGAYVTLVGDPPGQRLYRSLGFDDVAPSLGMALRLE; encoded by the coding sequence ATGGCCGCTGCACCGGGAGACCCCGAGTACCGCATCGTCGTCGGGCCGCCGCCGCTCGACGACTACCTGCGCCTGCGCCGGAACTCCGGACTGTCCCCGAAGGACCCCGCCCAGGGCGCCGGTGCGATCGCCGGCAGCTGGTCGGCGTGCCACGTGGTGGACGAGCACGGCACACCGGTCGCGATGGGGCGGACGATCGGCGACGGCGGGTGGTACTTCCACATCGCCGACATCGCCACCGACCCCGCGCACCAGCGACGGGGCCTCGGCCGTCGGGTCGTCGAGTGGTTGCTCGCGGACGTCCGCGACCGGGCGCCGGCCGGCGCGTACGTCACGCTCGTCGGGGACCCACCCGGTCAGCGGCTCTACCGGTCGCTCGGGTTCGACGACGTCGCGCCGAGCCTCGGGATGGCGCTGCGACTCGAGTGA
- a CDS encoding 2-hydroxyacid dehydrogenase: MPIVTLPFAELVDRFGPVPDGIELDVWDVEAPYGRPDDVAITFLPFYFAGRHRWQFVHDLPALELLQLPSAGYEHAVPHVPGHAKLANGRGIHDDETAELAVGLALTSLREIAAFQADRANGVWDARETRSLADRRVTVVGYGAIGSAIATRFEAFRTEVTVVARTAREQDGRQVHAFGALRELAVTTDVLVLIAPLTDETEGLVDARLLAALPDGALVVNVARGKVVDTDALVAELQSERLFAALDVTDPEPLPSGHPLWTTPNTVLTPHVGGNTDLSVPRSVDLMRRQVAALAEGRPFENLIEF, translated from the coding sequence ATGCCGATCGTCACCCTGCCCTTCGCCGAGCTCGTCGACCGGTTCGGCCCCGTGCCGGACGGCATCGAGCTGGACGTCTGGGACGTCGAGGCGCCGTACGGACGGCCCGACGACGTCGCCATCACGTTCCTGCCGTTCTACTTCGCCGGACGGCACCGGTGGCAGTTCGTGCACGACCTGCCGGCGCTCGAGCTCCTGCAGCTGCCGAGCGCCGGCTACGAGCACGCGGTGCCGCACGTCCCCGGGCACGCGAAGCTCGCGAACGGTCGCGGGATCCACGACGACGAGACCGCCGAGCTGGCGGTCGGCCTGGCGCTGACCTCGCTCCGCGAGATCGCGGCGTTCCAGGCCGACCGGGCGAACGGCGTCTGGGACGCGCGTGAGACCCGCTCGCTCGCCGACCGGCGCGTGACGGTCGTCGGCTACGGCGCGATCGGTTCGGCGATCGCCACCCGGTTCGAGGCGTTCCGCACCGAGGTCACCGTCGTGGCCCGGACCGCTCGCGAGCAGGACGGGCGCCAGGTGCACGCCTTCGGTGCGCTGCGCGAGCTCGCGGTGACCACCGACGTGCTCGTGCTCATCGCGCCGCTCACCGACGAGACCGAGGGGCTGGTGGACGCCCGACTGCTCGCCGCCCTGCCCGACGGGGCCCTGGTGGTGAACGTCGCCCGCGGCAAGGTCGTCGACACCGACGCGCTGGTGGCGGAGCTGCAGTCCGAGCGGCTGTTCGCGGCGCTCGACGTCACCGACCCCGAGCCCCTGCCCTCCGGCCACCCGCTGTGGACGACGCCGAACACGGTGCTCACGCCGCACGTCGGCGGCAACACCGACCTGAGCGTCCCGCGGTCCGTCGACCTGATGCGCCGCCAGGTCGCCGCGCTGGCCGAGGGTCGCCCGTTCGAGAACCTGATCGAGTTCTAG
- the purL gene encoding phosphoribosylformylglycinamidine synthase subunit PurL — protein sequence MTTSVRPKPDTVQDAAATPDKEQPYEALGLKPDEYARIKEILGRRPTSGELAMYSVMWSEHCSYKSSKNYLRQFGKKVTPEMTKNLMVGMGENAGVVDVGNGWAVTFKVESHNHPSYVEPYQGAATGVGGIVRDIISMGARPVAVMDQLRFGAIDHEDTARVVHGVVGGISFYGNCLGLPNIGGETYFDPVYQGNPLVNALAVGVLRHEDLHLANASGAGNKVVLFGARTGGDGIGGASILASDTFTEGGPTKRPAVQVGDPFAEKVLIECCLELFQQELVEGIQDLGAAGISCATSELASNGDGGMHISLDDVLLRDPTLTAEEILMSESQERMMAVVRPDKLDEFLRVVGKWEVETSVLGEVTGTGRLVIDWQGQEIVNVDPRTVAVDGPVYDRPVAYPTWIDALQADTAASLDRPVDGPAIKAQFLSLLGSPNLASKNWVTNQYDTYVLGNTALSFPDDGGMIRVDEETGLGVAIATDANGRYCQLDPKQGARLALAEAYRNVAVTGAVPAAVTDCLNFGSPENPEVMWQFSEAVEGLADGCMELGIPVTGGNVSFYNQTGTTPIHPTPVVGVLGIIDDVAKRVPSGWQDDGHNIYLLGTTSLELDGSAWAGTVHGHLGGRPPAVDLGREKALADLLQAATSEQLLTSAHDLADGGLGQSLAESVLRFGIGARVVLDELESRDGVDTATALFSESTGRVIVTVRREDDVRFQGLCDGRGFPVLRIGVTDATSDALEVQGAFEASVDELRGTHRATLPSRFGDVIVEDVTEGYVGRGPLDSDGAFSPRTDA from the coding sequence GTGACGACCTCCGTTCGCCCGAAGCCCGACACCGTGCAGGACGCGGCAGCGACCCCCGACAAGGAACAGCCGTACGAGGCGCTGGGGCTGAAGCCCGACGAGTACGCCCGCATCAAGGAGATCCTCGGCCGCCGCCCCACCTCGGGCGAGCTGGCGATGTACTCGGTGATGTGGAGCGAGCACTGCTCGTACAAGTCCTCGAAGAACTACCTCCGTCAGTTCGGCAAGAAGGTCACGCCGGAGATGACGAAGAACCTGATGGTCGGCATGGGCGAGAACGCCGGGGTCGTCGACGTCGGCAACGGGTGGGCCGTCACCTTCAAGGTCGAGTCGCACAACCACCCGTCCTACGTCGAGCCCTACCAGGGCGCGGCCACCGGTGTCGGCGGCATCGTCCGCGACATCATCTCGATGGGTGCCCGTCCGGTCGCCGTGATGGACCAGCTCCGCTTCGGTGCGATCGACCACGAGGACACCGCGCGCGTCGTGCACGGTGTCGTCGGCGGCATCTCGTTCTACGGCAACTGCCTCGGCCTGCCGAACATCGGTGGCGAGACCTACTTCGACCCGGTGTACCAGGGCAACCCGCTGGTGAACGCCCTGGCCGTGGGCGTCCTGCGCCACGAGGACCTGCACCTGGCCAACGCGTCCGGTGCCGGCAACAAGGTCGTCCTGTTCGGTGCCCGCACCGGTGGCGACGGCATCGGCGGTGCCTCGATCCTGGCGTCCGACACCTTCACCGAGGGCGGCCCGACCAAGCGCCCCGCCGTGCAGGTCGGCGACCCCTTCGCCGAGAAGGTCCTCATCGAGTGCTGCCTCGAGCTGTTCCAGCAGGAACTCGTCGAGGGCATCCAGGACCTCGGTGCCGCGGGCATCTCGTGCGCCACGTCCGAGCTGGCGAGCAACGGCGACGGTGGCATGCACATCTCGCTCGACGACGTCCTGCTGCGCGACCCCACGCTCACCGCCGAAGAGATCCTGATGTCGGAGAGCCAGGAGCGCATGATGGCGGTCGTCCGCCCCGACAAGCTCGACGAGTTCCTGCGCGTCGTCGGCAAGTGGGAGGTCGAGACCAGCGTCCTCGGCGAGGTCACCGGCACCGGCCGGCTCGTCATCGACTGGCAGGGCCAGGAGATCGTGAACGTCGACCCGCGCACCGTCGCCGTCGACGGCCCGGTCTACGACCGCCCGGTCGCCTACCCGACCTGGATCGACGCGCTGCAGGCCGACACAGCCGCCTCGCTCGACCGTCCGGTCGACGGCCCGGCGATCAAGGCGCAGTTCCTCAGCCTGCTCGGCTCGCCGAACCTGGCGTCGAAGAACTGGGTCACGAACCAGTACGACACCTACGTGCTCGGCAACACCGCGCTCTCCTTCCCCGACGACGGCGGCATGATCCGCGTCGACGAGGAGACCGGCCTCGGTGTCGCGATCGCCACCGACGCCAACGGCCGCTACTGCCAGCTCGACCCGAAGCAGGGTGCGCGCCTGGCCCTCGCCGAGGCGTACCGCAACGTCGCCGTCACCGGCGCCGTCCCCGCCGCCGTCACCGACTGCCTGAACTTCGGCTCCCCCGAGAACCCCGAGGTCATGTGGCAGTTCTCCGAGGCGGTGGAGGGGCTCGCCGACGGCTGCATGGAGCTCGGCATCCCGGTCACCGGCGGCAACGTCTCGTTCTACAACCAGACGGGCACGACCCCGATCCACCCGACGCCCGTCGTCGGCGTGCTCGGCATCATCGACGACGTCGCGAAGCGCGTCCCCTCGGGCTGGCAGGACGACGGCCACAACATCTACCTGCTCGGCACGACCTCGCTCGAGCTCGACGGCTCGGCGTGGGCCGGCACCGTGCACGGCCACCTCGGCGGTCGTCCCCCGGCGGTCGACCTGGGCCGCGAGAAGGCCCTCGCCGACCTGCTGCAGGCCGCGACGAGCGAGCAGCTCCTGACGAGTGCCCACGACCTGGCGGACGGCGGCCTCGGCCAGTCCCTCGCCGAGTCGGTACTGCGCTTCGGCATCGGCGCCCGCGTGGTGCTGGACGAGCTGGAGTCCCGCGACGGTGTCGACACCGCGACCGCGCTGTTCTCCGAGTCGACGGGTCGCGTGATCGTGACCGTCCGTCGTGAGGACGACGTCCGGTTCCAGGGCCTGTGCGACGGCCGGGGCTTCCCGGTGCTGCGCATCGGTGTGACCGACGCCACGTCGGACGCGCTCGAGGTCCAGGGCGCGTTCGAGGCGTCGGTGGACGAGCTCCGCGGCACGCACCGTGCCACGCTGCCGTCCCGCTTCGGCGACGTGATCGTCGAGGACGTCACCGAGGGGTACGTCGGCCGCGGGCCGCTCGACTCCGACGGCGCGTTCTCGCCGCGCACGGACGCCTAG
- the purQ gene encoding phosphoribosylformylglycinamidine synthase subunit PurQ produces the protein MRIGVITFPGSLDDRDAQRAVRLAGADPVALWHGDHDLQGVDAIVLPGGFSYGDYLRAGAIAAKAPIMAEVIDAAGKGMPVLGICNGFQMLAEARLVPGAHTRNAHQQFIRRDQKLRVETTSTAWTSGFAPEQEITIPLKNADGRFVADADEIKRIEDNGQVVFRYLGVNPNGSIDDIAGVSNERGNVVGLMPHPEHATEAGFGPDTPAAMASGTDGLTFFTSVIESTLVK, from the coding sequence ATGCGCATCGGCGTCATCACCTTCCCCGGCTCGCTCGACGACCGCGACGCCCAGCGCGCGGTCCGTCTCGCCGGTGCCGACCCCGTCGCCCTCTGGCACGGCGACCACGACCTGCAGGGCGTCGACGCGATCGTGCTGCCCGGCGGGTTCTCCTACGGCGACTACCTGCGCGCCGGTGCGATCGCGGCCAAGGCCCCGATCATGGCCGAGGTCATCGACGCCGCGGGCAAGGGCATGCCTGTCCTCGGCATCTGCAACGGGTTCCAGATGCTGGCCGAGGCCCGACTGGTCCCCGGCGCGCACACCCGCAACGCGCACCAGCAGTTCATCCGCCGCGACCAGAAGCTCCGGGTCGAGACCACCTCGACGGCGTGGACCTCGGGCTTCGCGCCCGAGCAGGAGATCACGATCCCGCTCAAGAACGCCGACGGCCGCTTCGTCGCCGACGCCGACGAGATCAAGCGCATCGAGGACAACGGCCAGGTCGTGTTCCGCTACCTGGGCGTCAACCCGAACGGATCGATCGACGACATCGCCGGCGTCTCGAACGAGCGCGGCAACGTCGTCGGGCTCATGCCGCACCCCGAGCACGCGACGGAGGCCGGCTTCGGTCCGGACACCCCCGCCGCCATGGCCTCCGGCACCGACGGCCTCACCTTCTTCACCTCCGTGATCGAGTCCACGCTGGTCAAGTGA
- the purS gene encoding phosphoribosylformylglycinamidine synthase subunit PurS has protein sequence MPTIVVEVMPKAEILDPQGKAVGNALARLGKSDLTNVRIGKRFEVTVDGPVDDAKLAEVRDIAVDVFSNAVIEDVVSVTVEGQ, from the coding sequence GTGCCAACGATCGTCGTCGAGGTCATGCCGAAGGCCGAGATCCTCGACCCCCAGGGCAAGGCGGTGGGCAACGCCCTCGCGCGCCTCGGCAAGTCCGACCTGACCAACGTCCGCATCGGCAAGCGCTTCGAGGTGACCGTCGACGGCCCCGTCGACGACGCGAAGCTGGCCGAGGTCCGCGACATCGCGGTCGACGTCTTCTCGAACGCCGTGATCGAGGACGTCGTCTCCGTGACGGTCGAAGGCCAGTGA
- a CDS encoding PadR family transcriptional regulator: protein MTSLTPLAFAALDLLNEAPMHPYEMYQTMVHRQQERTVKVRPGTLYHQVGRLAELGFAEVVGTDRDGNRPERTTYTITDAGRAALADGLRGMVAEPADEYPQFHLALSVVENLSRTEAVDAVRARIVALERERDDYDAAVGRVHAKQLAERYWLDVSYVRAMLTAQIEWLSTTVDRIDSGDLTWDGPAVPADTPTNSKEPTR, encoded by the coding sequence GTGACGTCGCTCACGCCGCTCGCGTTCGCCGCGCTCGACCTGCTCAACGAGGCGCCGATGCACCCGTACGAGATGTACCAGACGATGGTCCACCGGCAGCAGGAGCGCACCGTCAAGGTCCGGCCGGGCACCCTGTACCACCAGGTCGGTCGGCTGGCCGAGCTGGGCTTCGCCGAGGTCGTCGGCACCGACCGCGACGGCAACCGACCGGAGCGCACCACCTACACGATCACCGACGCCGGTCGTGCTGCGCTCGCCGACGGCCTGCGCGGCATGGTCGCCGAGCCCGCCGACGAGTACCCGCAGTTCCACCTGGCGCTCTCGGTGGTCGAGAACCTGTCGCGGACCGAGGCGGTCGATGCCGTCCGGGCCCGGATCGTCGCGCTCGAGCGGGAGCGCGACGACTACGACGCAGCCGTCGGGCGCGTGCACGCCAAGCAGTTGGCCGAGCGCTACTGGCTCGACGTGTCGTACGTCCGTGCGATGCTCACCGCGCAGATCGAGTGGCTCAGCACCACGGTCGACCGCATCGACAGCGGCGACCTCACCTGGGACGGCCCGGCCGTCCCCGCAGACACCCCCACGAACAGCAAGGAACCCACTCGATGA